In Acidimicrobiales bacterium, the following are encoded in one genomic region:
- a CDS encoding PH domain-containing protein, with translation MAFPRRLLNQGEEVVLDLNPHWIALAPSGLALVATIVLGIVVWAGWNPDPGSLGGKIVYVLVALLILAALVYFLARLAVWRTTHFVVTSTRLIAGHGVLSKTRKEIPLDRVNDVSFHQGLLERLVGAGDLTVESAGERGQSTFQDVNHPDHVQAQIYAQMEAREQRRFAPQTAPPQLADAAPPVTAPAPPVAVAGGPGGTGQGSIADQIAELHDLMTRGVISEAEFEAKKAQLLDRM, from the coding sequence ATGGCCTTCCCGCGAAGACTGTTGAACCAGGGCGAGGAGGTTGTCCTCGACCTCAATCCGCACTGGATCGCCCTTGCACCGTCGGGCCTCGCGCTCGTCGCGACGATCGTGCTCGGCATCGTGGTCTGGGCTGGCTGGAACCCAGATCCGGGGAGCCTCGGCGGCAAGATCGTGTACGTGCTGGTGGCGTTGCTGATCCTCGCGGCGCTTGTGTACTTCCTCGCCCGGCTCGCGGTGTGGCGCACCACGCACTTCGTGGTCACCAGCACTCGGCTGATCGCGGGGCACGGCGTGTTGTCCAAGACCCGCAAGGAGATCCCCCTCGACCGGGTCAACGACGTGTCGTTCCACCAGGGCCTGCTCGAGCGGCTCGTGGGCGCCGGCGACCTCACCGTCGAGTCGGCCGGCGAGCGCGGGCAGTCGACTTTCCAGGACGTGAACCATCCCGACCACGTCCAAGCCCAGATCTACGCGCAGATGGAAGCCCGCGAGCAGCGTCGATTCGCGCCCCAGACTGCTCCGCCACAGCTGGCTGACGCTGCTCCGCCGGTCACCGCGCCCGCGCCACCCGTCGCTGTGGCCGGCGGGCCAGGCGGGACCGGGCAAGGTTCGATCGCCGACCAGATCGCCGAGCTGCACGACCTCATGACCCGAGGCGTGATCTCCGAAGCCGAGTTCGAGGCCAAGAAAGCACAACTCCTCGACCGCATGTGA